The Flavobacterium johnsoniae UW101 genomic interval CATTTTTAGTATAACTCAAACGTATATTGCCTAAATGGTCTTTGTACTGAAACACATAGGATAATGCACCATTTGTGTTTTTAACATATCCCTCTGCTGTAGGGAAAAATTCAAGAACGTTGTCTTTATATTGATAACCGCCTAGATAATCCGTTTTGACTGCAAGAGATCCTTCATTGATAATTTTACCAAGTTTTTGTCCGGCTGCGTTGTAAATATACTCAATTGAGTTTCCTGTTCCAAATGTAATCTTTTTAGGAAGATTTAAATGATTGTAAGTTATTAATGTAATATTTTTATTCTTGTCCAGAATCATATTTCCATTATCGTCATAATCAAAGTCATCGCCGGTTTTATTATTGTCTTTAAACCCTTGATTATCATTTCCAGCAGGATTTTCTGTAACTTTCATCAGCTGGTTTGAGTTTTCATTTCGATAAGAATATGTCAAATCATCAATCTTAAAAGTTATCGAAGGCGCGTCACTGCCGCCAAATCTTTCTAAGAATTTTATATTACCATTTTTATCATACATTAAACTTTCATTGTAAGCACCAGATACTGGTATGGCATCTTCGGGTTTTGCATATACTGCAGAGGTTAATCTGTTTAGTTTATCATATTCGTATCTATACGAACGCAGTGAAAAATCACTTGAGGTACGCCATGCTGTTTCAGAAATGTTTCCGTTATATAAACTTGTTATATCTGAACTGCTTGGTTTATCATAATTAATTTTAAAAGCAAATAAATCGGTTAAACCTAAATCTGCCTGCAGATTGCCTGTTTGATTAATTGCCGTGAGCCAGCCTCTAATGTTGTATTTATAATCCACTTTCTGCAATGGATTTCCGGTGCTGTTTCCTGTTTTTTTACTTATCAGCTGTCCCAGATCATCATAAGTATTAGAAGCCAGAAGTTCTACCGCACCTCCGTTTATCTGATGCGTGTGCGTAAGCAGACGATCCTGCGGAGAATATGCAAATTCTTCCTTTACAGTTAATTCTGCAGCACCTGAGGTTCTTTTGTGTTTTGAAATACTATAAAGAGTTTTCCCTGTAAAATCGAGCTTAACATCGGTTTGAGTATAGCCTCCTAAATGGTTTTGCATATAGGTGCGTACTGGTCGTGCTTTAAGATCGTATAAGGTTGTACTGATTTCTCCATCTTTATTTGAAGCCGTAGTTAAAGTTCTGGTCCAGTTTCCTGTCGCCAAACCTTTTACATTACTTAAAACAGGATCGCCTTCTATTGCAGAAGGAACTGCTGGTGCGTTTGGATAAGCATAATTGTCATAATAGTTAACCGTTAAAAGTTTAATATTTTTAGGTTCAATCGCATTACTGTAATATACCTGTATATCATCAACAGAGCCTGATGCCTCTTTGGTTTCAAATGATACTGTTTCATTATTTTTGGTATCCTGAAATGCTTTTCTCGCTGCAGAATTGCAGGTCTGATTACTCCATCCGGTGTAAACAGGACGTCCGAAAGCATCGTATTTAGTAATCATCCATCCTATTGAACTGTCGTCTTTAAACGGAGAGAATGCAGGACCTGTGGCAACAGGTTTATCAAGTTTATCGTAGACAATAAACTCCCACTGTTTTCCCGGCAGTTTTTTCTCAACTAAACGATTGCGGTAATCATATTTGTACTGGTAACATAAATCGTTTAAAATATCTGTATTGATTACACCGTCTGCTTTTGGAGGAATTACATAGGTTAAATTTCCGTAAATATCATAAACATAATGGGTATCGTGTTTTTCTCCATTATTATAGGTTCTTTTTAAAACTACTTGTCCTTCTTTATTTTTAAACTCTACAGTTGACCCTGAAGATTCAACAGGACTGCTTCCTGTATTTTCATCATAGGTTATATTTTTATACAATTCGTTTTTAACATACGATCCCGAATCCTGAAAACTAATTTCATACAATCCAGAATCGGCATTCCACGAGGTATTTGCTTTATATAATTTTACTTCTCCATCTGTATTGGTATCATATCTTAATTTAATCTCATGACCGCTATCCATAGCCCATGAAGCTCCAGGTGCCGCCTGTTTTAAAACTCTGTTTAAAGGTGAAGATTCAAGCATTTTTTGAGAAAATGGATTAGTGGTATTTTCATAAGCATCATTACTGTAGAAAGTTATCGTATTGTCTTTGGCACTTTCTTCATATGCCATTGTTGTGCCTTGTGATTTATAAGGCAGATATTCCTGAATTTGCCTTCCAATATCATCGTAATCAATATGCGTAATAATATCACTTCCAGATGAAGATTGTTTATTTGAAATCTGCTGTATGGGTCTGCCCAGTCCGTCAAAATAGGTAATACTGCTTTGTGCCTGATCTGCTGCAGGAAAATCTACTATAGCGGTTAAAGGCTGTTTATAGGTTTTGGTAATTATATAATTCTGATCTGTTGATGGTGTTGTTACGGCAGAGCAGTCTGAATATGTTCCTGTAATAAGAGGACAGTTGTCTAAATTATTTAAAACATAGTTTCCATTTGGAATGCCACACTGCTGTACAAAATTAGCAGGATCTCCTAAACCATCTAAATCATCATCTAAATACCATATTGTGTTAGGATTAATTGAGGCATCGTTATCGTTGCAGTCAGTATTATTATCTACATATCCCGGTCTGGAAACACTTGCTGCAGACATGTTCAATGCGTATCCAAAACCATCTCCGTCACCATCTTTATAAACGGTGTGAGGTGCAATATTAGTTATATAAATATCTGTGTCGCTGTAATCTGCACTGTTAGCCACATAGCCTGCAGGCGGCACGCTGTAATAAACACTTTTATTTTTATTTCCATACCCGTCTCCATCAGCATCCTGATAAAAATACTGGGGAGCTATATTGGTAATATTTACTGTTGAATCATCGTAATCTAAGACATTATTAACATACCCTGCAGGTTGTAAACAACTTAATACGCCGCCAGTGTAGAGCTCTCCATAACCATCTCCATCCTGATCAAGATACCATCTTGTCTTGGGGTTTATAGATGCGTCGTTATCATTGCAATCATTTCCATTGGAAACCCAATTAGAAGGAGCATAACTGCGATACACACTCGCATATGGATCCCCATAACCATCGCGATCTTTATCTTGATAATAGTATTGCGGCGCGCGGTCAGTAACCTCTGCATTCGTATCATCGTAATCTGAATTATTTCTTACATAACCTGCTACTGGAGTACAGCTCTGAATTTTTAAAGCATTCCAGCCAAAGCCATCACCGTCACCATCATAATACCAAACATTTAAAGGGTTTATTGACGGGTCATTATCATTACAATCAAGATTATTGAAAGACCAGTCATTAGGATGAACACTAAAATATCCACTTATGGACGGATTACCAAAGCCGTCTTTATCTGCATCATAATAAAAAATCTGCGGCGGTATATTTGTTATATTTCGATTTGAGTCATCATAATCTCCCGCAGTACGTATATAGCCTGCCGGCTGTGTACACTGAACAATAACCTGTCTGCTATCCCCATATCCATCGCGATCTGCATCAAGATACCAAGTCGTATTAGGGTTTATCCAGTATTCAAAATCGTCACAATCCAAATTATTAGCTACATATCCATTTGGCATACTGCTGTAATAGACGTAATTAGATGGATTTCCATAACCATCAAGATCTGCATCACGAAAAAAATACTGCGGTGCGATATTGGTGATATTACCTGTCGAATCATCATAATCAGAGGCGTTTTTAACATAACCTGAAGGCTGCAGGCAGCTTTTCATTGAAGAAGAACTCCAGCCATAACCATCGCCGTCCGCATCTCTATACCACACATTGTTCGGGTTTATAGAAGCGTCGTTATCATTACAATCACCATCTTGGTCAACATATCCGGGGCGACTGGTACTCGCATATGAAATTACACTTGAGTTTCCAAACCCATCCCCATCTTTATCCTGATAAACAGTATGAGGAGGTATATTTGTAATGTATTTATTCCCATCATCGAGATCTGTCTTATTAGAAACGTAACCGCTAGGTTTAGTATTTTTTATAACAGATACATCAGGATTTCCGTACCCGTCTCCATCTGCATCTCTAAACCAAGGATATCCTGTGGGATCCCCGCCTCCTGGATCAACAACAGCCTGAATTTTTAAATTAGATTTTACAGACTTTATTATTGTATCCTGAGAATAACTGAAAAAAGCAGTTATTTGAAATAGTAATATAAATATTCTTTTTTTCATTTCTTTTTACTAATTAGTTTTTAAAATGATATCGATTTTCAGACACTACATGCCCCTGTGCGTCTTTAATAGTTTTTAAACGATTAAATTCGTCATAAGAATAAGTTGTTGTGTTTCCTTTTGGATCTGTAACTGTACTAATTCCAATCATAGGCAAATAGGTGTAAGTTGTTACCATGGCATTTGATAAAGCATTTCTCAAACTATTTAAATTACTAAGAAGGTCAATTTCAGTTCCCGTATCAGATTTAGTCTGGAGATTTGAAACATAATTCTGCACATCACTATAAGAAGCATTTTCTATTTTAGCAATTGGCTGTGTTTTATTGTACCCCCATATAATTGCCGTTGGAACACCGCCGTCTAGTGTATATTGGAGTATATTACCTCTATCATCATATTGATTAAAAACAATCTTTTTCTCGAGATTTCCTATACCTGTGATATTACTATTTGCATTAGGAAACTTAGCAGAATACACAGCATTTGGCAATAATAAATTATTGTAAGTTATTAACTGTTCTGATAATTTATTATTTCCTGTAAATGTCTGTGTGTTTAGCGGGGAAAGAATATTTTTTTCAGCCAATTCTGCTGCAAATGGTTTTCCAGACATTTCGGCATCTTTTGCATTAAAATATTTAGTAGTTATTGTTTCTTTTTTAGAATTAGTTTTAGTTTGTGATGACAATTGCACATGATTAATGCCATTGTAATTGTAAATTGCAGTATTACAAATAGGATTTGATCCACTAACATCATAAGTAATGTCCTGACTTGATTTTAAGTAATACCAAAAACCTATATTTTTATAAGATACAATACTTAGGTTATCAATATTTTCCAGGTTTGAAATTGTTTTTGGCAATTGTACTCCATAACAAGGATGTTCAATAAAAGTTGTTTTATTATCATTACCGGGAGCAATACAGGTATAATAGCTTTTACCTTTAATTAAGTTGTCTACAAGATTGTCAGAATAAACATGTTTATGCACAGCAACACATGATATATATTTGGTCCTCTTTGATAAATCCGCTTGAGTACACACATAATTAACCGATGCAGAAGCAATCTTTTCATAATTTTTCCTTGAACTAAACGATCTTACTTCTTTTCTAAACTCATATCTTTCTTCATAAATATTAATTGTCTCTTTTATTGTCTTTAGCTCTTTATTGAAATAATCGATTTTTTTTAATAAACCATTATCCCAGCCCAAATTACTTAGAGGTGCATTTCTAACTTCATAATTTCCAAACACAAATCCATCAGGAGCATCACGATGTACAATAAATTCGTGCTCTTCACCTCCATTTAAGAAATTATTCCCATACGAAATAGTGACATATTGATAAAAAACATTTGAATTTCCTGTATCAAATAGAGAAACAAGACTACTGGAAGAAAGATTCACTAACGTTTTACTGGTAACGACTCCATAAATCCCTGCTACTGGAGATTCCATAATTCGATCGACTCTAAAACGATCAATATAATAAGGGTCTTGTCCTTTGTTCCCGCTTGATTTGCTTAGGTCATCTTTTTTCGCATAAAGAAATTTTTTAACTACAGGCTCGGGTTTATTTAAAGAATAATCTAAAGTCTGTGCCACTCTTATTCCTCCTGTTTTAATATTTGACGCTAATTCAACTGGAGGTGTTGGGTAGTAATTAAAATTTAAAGTAGATGATGTACATGTGAAATCAGCCTCTAAAGTCAGTTTATATTCGTGATTTAGTTCTGCAGTAAAAAAAAGATTTTTTGCCTCCGGCTCTGTATTTGGTCTTATTGTATACATATTACCATTGCTGACAACACTTTCATTGTCTGATCTTTTTAGTGGAATATATTTGTTTGTTGTGTTGTCATAAACACTTATATATGCTTGATTTTTGCCAACATTTAAGTTTGCGTCTAAGCAGTTAAAGCTTACTCCGCCTACTAATGAAATGTCTTGAGGAGTAGGGTTTATAAAACTAGTTGTTTTAACGGCACTATAAGTTTGTTCTGTAGTAACAACATTTAAACTTTTATAAGTTTTAGGAGGATAAACCAGCTTAGTTCCATAATATGTATTAGCCTCATAATCAAAAATAGTATAGCCTTTTGTTGGATAAGTAATTTTTTTCAGCAGTCCTTTTACTGCATAATCTGAATCAGGTTCTTTGTCTGCTCCATTATAATTTACATTACTAAATTCGTAGAGAGTAATACCTTTAGGAACTAAGTTTAAATTACTTTTTCCATTAAAATATCCCCAATGATCCTGGCTGTATGATAATCTTTGAGGCAGATTATTTCTATCCTCATATTCGAATTGATAGTTTTGATTAATATCTTTAAATTGGATCTTATCAAGAAAAACCCTTTTATTTGTTGTAGTAGTGTATGTAAAACCTACATTTTCAATTTCTTTTGCTGTTTTATCTTTTACAATTATTTTTTCGATTTTTCGATTTCCAGATGTAACATCAGCACTTGCAGAAGAAAGATATGTAAATGAAATCTCTCCATATTCTGGGTTGGTGCTTTTTATCGATTTTATTGATTTTCCATTTAAAGTAATTGTATGATCACAAACTGAGCTTAATGAAGGTGAAAAATTTTCAAGACTGCCACCTTGATCATATTGTATTCTTGGGGATAACATTCTGAAAGTCTGCGATTTTGAAGTTATGTAATTAGAAACTTCGCTGTTATAAAAAAACTGAATCACGTCACCTTTTGGATGAACAATTTTGCTTAAATACCACGATGATATAGTCGTAATGGGAATAGAATGTCCTGATCCAACAACTCTTTGAGAAGTAATTTCCTTATCATTAAAAAAGTACTTCACCCCATCAGGTGTGGTTATTACAAAATCAAAACCGTCAGAAGAAACAGTACAATTTATTTGAAAATCCTGAGCAGGCATTAAAACTATACCTCCATCATTGTCAAATACAAATTTGCCTGAATACTTTCCAAAATTAAAACTAAAAAGATCGGCTTCTGTATCTACATCATTTTCTCCAATATATTGATAAAATTCAAGAGCTTGCGGCGAATATCGGCCCATCTCTTCTGTCATTGAGATCGGAATAGGATATTCTCCTCTCTCTTCATCCGGCTTATCTCTTACTATTCTTGTTATAACTCCTCCAAAACTTAAATTCCAGCTTTGCCCGATGTTTGATGATATTTCGTCAACCTTAACGCCATTCGAACTATAAAACATGCTGACAGGCACTTCTAAATTTGCTGTTTTATAAGTATAAATTGGAATATTAATGTTTTGAGAACCTGTGAACAACCCAACAGGTGTGTTGCCATATGTTCCTAATCCGTAAGCTGTTGGTGAAGGCGGTATAATATTAGGAACGAATTTACTTGGATCATTTTCTGTCTGCCCATAAGTAAGCGTGGACATCAGCATAAAAAGAAAAATACTAATTAAGCCTTTTAAATTGTAGTTTATTTTAAACATTTTCTATCGTACGGTTTTAATTACTTTAACTGACTCTGTTTTTACATCAGTCTTAATTTTAATGATATAAATTCCCTCTGCATAATGACTTAAGTCAACAGGAACGGTTCTGCTGTTGATACTGAACTGTTGTAAAATCCTGCCTAAAATATCAATGACCGAAGCTGTTCCTTCTGTAAAATCATAGCCTATAATTACGTTGGTGTAAGTAACAGCAGGATTTGGAATAGCCTCAATACTTGCTTTTACTTTTTCAACTTTAGCCTTATCTTTCAGCTTCACAACCCAAAAATCATTTCCTCCTATGGTTGATCTTTTATCTTTTGAAGAACCTGAATTTGATGTTCCCGCCATTAAATAGCCGCCGTCTCTGGTTTCTATAAGTTTTCGCAGAATATCTTCTCCGGCACTTCCAACGGTTTTCTTCCATAATTCTTCTCCTTTTTCATCTATCTTTAATGCGATATAATCATTAATTCCTTCCTTATCTTTTCCAGTCCCGGCTTTTTTCGCGGCATCTCCAAGCAAAGACTGCTTAGCTTCAGATTTTGCGTAACCTCCAATTAAATATGTGTTATCATTATTCTCAACAAGGGAAGTTAAAATATCTACTTTTCCAAAATCATAAGTTTTACTCCATACAACTCCTCCTTCATGATCTAGTCTCAAAATCCAAAAATCAGTTCCATTACTTACGATTCCTCCAAGGGTGGTCAAAGGATTTGTGCTGTTAGAATTACCTCCTAAAATATAGCCGCCATCTGCCGTTTGATGAATTACATAAGGCTGGTCATCACCATCTCCTCCATACGTTGACTGCCATTGAACAGCTCCTGAGTCATCTATTTTAATGATCCAGTAATCACCCACTCCCTTATTAGCGTCAGCTTTATCTCCTGAAACAGGTGAGTTTGAATATCCAGCCAAAATATATCCGTTATCAGCTGTTTGTTCCATGCTTCGTAATACATCAGCATATTTACCACCGTAAGTTTTCTGCCACTCAATAACTCCTTCTTTATCGAGTTTTACGATCCAGTAATCCATATTACCACGGCTTTTTTCTGATTTGCTGTATAAATCTGTTTGAAGAAAAGCGTCCATTTTTCCTTCTGCCTTAATATTTGTAACAGAAGAAGGACTTGAACTCGATGAGCCGCCTAAAATATAACCGCCGTCTTTGGTCTGGAAAGCACATAAAAGTTCATCCTGACCATCACCGCCAATAGTTCTCTGCCATTGCTCTCCACCGGAAGCGTCTAGTTTGATAACCCAAAAATCAGTAAGGCCTTTACAATTGTCTTTTTTCTGAAAACTGTTTCCTGAACTTGAAGTTCCTGCCAGAATAAAACCTCCGTCTCTGGTTCCTTTTATACTTTGAAGAAGATCAAATCCATTTCCTCCAATACTTTTCTGCCAGTCGAGTTCTCCTTTTTCATTCATTTTCCAGATCCAATAATCAAGATCTCCATGATTATCTTCGTCTTTATTTCCGGTTTTGTTAGAAAGGGAGCTGCCAGCCAGAATAAACCCATAGTCGGCTGTAGGTTGTGCATCAAAAAGGTAATCTGCATGAATGCCGCCATAAGACTTTTCCCAAAGAATATCTTGTGAGTAAGTTAAAAACGACAATAAAATAAAAAATAACAGGTAATTTTTTTTCATAATTCTGGTTTAGCCTGAAGTAATAAATTAAGATTAAATAAATGGTTATTATGTAGAAATTAAAAAAGCGTAATGATTTAACCTTAACACAAATTGGAGTTTATTAAATTGATAATAAGTAAAAAAGAAGTTAGTCAAAGTAACGTTATCAAGAGGATACTGACATGATACACATCTAAGTTTAATTAGTTATTTTTTGATTAAAAAAAGGCAAATAAATAATTTTTCCACTGATGGTGCAATAGGTATATTTACTGTTTTTGACTATGGAATTTTTATACAAAATCATTTTAAATAGAAGAAGATTTTCTATGTCAATTGATAATTAAAAATCACTTATTTTAGATAACAGCATTAAGTAATTAAATTACACAGACTGAAAAAATCCGACACATACAAATAAAGTAATTAAATATTTATTTTCAAGTCAATAGAAATCGCCGGTGGTCAGATTAATTTGTGTAAAAAAGATAGAAACATTTTTTCAAAAAAAAATATACAAATTATCTAAAAATATATATTGGCAGAGCGAAATATCGTAAAATTTCAAAATCTGTCAAATAATTGTTCTGCTTTCAAGATTAAATAACCTTTTATAACTATAACTTCTAATGCAAACTTTATATGAATACGATTTGTATTTAAAAAGGAGTTAGAAAATTTTAGTTATAATGTTTGTATTTCAATATCAAAGTATTTGAGTTATAAAGACGGATACTTATTTACTATCTAGCCTTATATTTTTTTTTTATTTTTTCCTTAGCAAATTTAATTGCTTTAATTCCGCAAAAACATAACGAGAAATAAATTAAAAATGTTTTTTTAAATGAACTGAGTAAAATTCGAAGCAGAATAAACATTAAAGCGACATTAGAATTTTCAAATCATCTTTAAGATAGTTCGAGAATTGTACTGTTAGGGTTGCACTATTTAAATAAACTTCTGAGCGGCAAGAGGACTCGAACCAGCACCAAACAAATCAAATTAAATTATTCGCAATTTGACAACTATCAAATACATCTGATAGTAAAATCAACCACACTCTTTTCGCAACTCCACAATCGCCGGTCAAAACAAAAATAAAATAAACACAAAGCTAACTAACTAACTAACTAACTAACTAACTAACTAACTAACTAACTAACTAACTAACTAACTAACTAACTAACTAACTAACTAACTAACTAACTAACTAACTAACTAACTAACTAACTAACTAGGAAAAAGCTCCAAAAAACTAAATCTAAAACCAACCTAAAAAACCAAATCTAAAAACCAGCCCTAAAAAATAACATCATATAAAAACTTTAATAAACAGACATCCAGTCCTGTGAGTGGCAGACCCGCTTGAAGAAACTGCGCACAAATACCTCCAAAATCCGGCACCCCTTGACAGGACAGGGATTTTTGCCTAAATTTGCCTTACGAATCCCGAAGAAATTAAACGATATTTTGACAATACGTCTCCTCCTTTACAGGTCGATTGGAAACCTTGGTCAAAGATTACCGATTCCCAGCTTTTTTTAAAAAGCTGCTATACAGGAATCAGGACTTTCAGCGGACCGTTGGAAATGTCCCCCGCCTGTAAAGAAACCCCCCAGCCCGGGCAGACATCGGATCTTCATGGAGAAAAGACCTAGGCATATTATTGCTATATTTGCCTAAAAAGCCTGCAGGCTGCACCAAGACCAAAAAGGATGCAACAGCGCCGTTCGGATTATAGAAGCAGGCCAAGAGTCAAAACCAATAAGCCATTAACTCCAATGCATGATATATTCAAAAACCATATAGCCAAGTTCGCACAGGTCACTGACGATGAATTCGAGCAGATCATCAAATTCTTCGACATCAAGAAAGCGGCCAAAAAAGAAAACCTGCTAGAAGAGGGACAGATCTGCCGGCACCATTACTTTGTTTTGGAGGGGCTGCTCAGAAAATTCTACATCAACGAGAAAGGCACCGAGCAGACCACTGAATTTGCGATAGAAACCTGGTGGCTAACCGATAACTTTGCCTACGAGAACCAGCTCGCGACAGAGTTTTATATTCAGGCAGTGGAAAAATCCACACTGCTCTGCATCACTCCCGAGAAGCGGCAGAAGCTGCTGGAGGAGTTTCCGGTGATGGAGCGCTATTTCCGTTTTGTCTACCAGCGGGCTTATGCTGCGGCCCAGAAACGCATCAAATTCCTTTTCTCGTTCTCAAAAGAAGAA includes:
- a CDS encoding DUF6965 family protein gives rise to the protein MKRYFDNTSPPLQVDWKPWSKITDSQLFLKSCYTGIRTFSGPLEMSPACKETPQPGQTSDLHGEKT
- a CDS encoding T9SS type A sorting domain-containing protein, producing the protein MKKNYLLFFILLSFLTYSQDILWEKSYGGIHADYLFDAQPTADYGFILAGSSLSNKTGNKDEDNHGDLDYWIWKMNEKGELDWQKSIGGNGFDLLQSIKGTRDGGFILAGTSSSGNSFQKKDNCKGLTDFWVIKLDASGGEQWQRTIGGDGQDELLCAFQTKDGGYILGGSSSSSPSSVTNIKAEGKMDAFLQTDLYSKSEKSRGNMDYWIVKLDKEGVIEWQKTYGGKYADVLRSMEQTADNGYILAGYSNSPVSGDKADANKGVGDYWIIKIDDSGAVQWQSTYGGDGDDQPYVIHQTADGGYILGGNSNSTNPLTTLGGIVSNGTDFWILRLDHEGGVVWSKTYDFGKVDILTSLVENNDNTYLIGGYAKSEAKQSLLGDAAKKAGTGKDKEGINDYIALKIDEKGEELWKKTVGSAGEDILRKLIETRDGGYLMAGTSNSGSSKDKRSTIGGNDFWVVKLKDKAKVEKVKASIEAIPNPAVTYTNVIIGYDFTEGTASVIDILGRILQQFSINSRTVPVDLSHYAEGIYIIKIKTDVKTESVKVIKTVR
- a CDS encoding DUF6443 domain-containing protein, which produces MKKRIFILLFQITAFFSYSQDTIIKSVKSNLKIQAVVDPGGGDPTGYPWFRDADGDGYGNPDVSVIKNTKPSGYVSNKTDLDDGNKYITNIPPHTVYQDKDGDGFGNSSVISYASTSRPGYVDQDGDCNDNDASINPNNVWYRDADGDGYGWSSSSMKSCLQPSGYVKNASDYDDSTGNITNIAPQYFFRDADLDGYGNPSNYVYYSSMPNGYVANNLDCDDFEYWINPNTTWYLDADRDGYGDSRQVIVQCTQPAGYIRTAGDYDDSNRNITNIPPQIFYYDADKDGFGNPSISGYFSVHPNDWSFNNLDCNDNDPSINPLNVWYYDGDGDGFGWNALKIQSCTPVAGYVRNNSDYDDTNAEVTDRAPQYYYQDKDRDGYGDPYASVYRSYAPSNWVSNGNDCNDNDASINPKTRWYLDQDGDGYGELYTGGVLSCLQPAGYVNNVLDYDDSTVNITNIAPQYFYQDADGDGYGNKNKSVYYSVPPAGYVANSADYSDTDIYITNIAPHTVYKDGDGDGFGYALNMSAASVSRPGYVDNNTDCNDNDASINPNTIWYLDDDLDGLGDPANFVQQCGIPNGNYVLNNLDNCPLITGTYSDCSAVTTPSTDQNYIITKTYKQPLTAIVDFPAADQAQSSITYFDGLGRPIQQISNKQSSSGSDIITHIDYDDIGRQIQEYLPYKSQGTTMAYEESAKDNTITFYSNDAYENTTNPFSQKMLESSPLNRVLKQAAPGASWAMDSGHEIKLRYDTNTDGEVKLYKANTSWNADSGLYEISFQDSGSYVKNELYKNITYDENTGSSPVESSGSTVEFKNKEGQVVLKRTYNNGEKHDTHYVYDIYGNLTYVIPPKADGVINTDILNDLCYQYKYDYRNRLVEKKLPGKQWEFIVYDKLDKPVATGPAFSPFKDDSSIGWMITKYDAFGRPVYTGWSNQTCNSAARKAFQDTKNNETVSFETKEASGSVDDIQVYYSNAIEPKNIKLLTVNYYDNYAYPNAPAVPSAIEGDPVLSNVKGLATGNWTRTLTTASNKDGEISTTLYDLKARPVRTYMQNHLGGYTQTDVKLDFTGKTLYSISKHKRTSGAAELTVKEEFAYSPQDRLLTHTHQINGGAVELLASNTYDDLGQLISKKTGNSTGNPLQKVDYKYNIRGWLTAINQTGNLQADLGLTDLFAFKINYDKPSSSDITSLYNGNISETAWRTSSDFSLRSYRYEYDKLNRLTSAVYAKPEDAIPVSGAYNESLMYDKNGNIKFLERFGGSDAPSITFKIDDLTYSYRNENSNQLMKVTENPAGNDNQGFKDNNKTGDDFDYDDNGNMILDKNKNITLITYNHLNLPKKITFGTGNSIEYIYNAAGQKLGKIINEGSLAVKTDYLGGYQYKDNVLEFFPTAEGYVKNTNGALSYVFQYKDHLGNIRLSYTKNAQNGLEIIDETHYYPFGLKHEGYVALQESNNKYKYNGKELQDELGLNFYDYGARNYDPAIGRWMNIDPLAEQSRRFSPYAYALNNPVFFIDPDGMKAQAGQHGSYYDWDEGGYRTADGKETTFESALASHANDDDSGISPFSTGDLFALASSHGVTDKMKAGQAFERATLDYLNLPSNEKKFGSSDRKIKTEGQYSNVIPDAVSDISVFSLFGEAINKDSHFHEVKAVTGWLNLESGSSPYQMLGLIDASANSTEGGVHGRSIVTLYTTSNTLISPALIKYANDKNVTLKWSVAYMNNGLLYFTPPTTLSYSAQRATVKFPIGLPQLQGVEIKF
- a CDS encoding Crp/Fnr family transcriptional regulator, which produces MHDIFKNHIAKFAQVTDDEFEQIIKFFDIKKAAKKENLLEEGQICRHHYFVLEGLLRKFYINEKGTEQTTEFAIETWWLTDNFAYENQLATEFYIQAVEKSTLLCITPEKRQKLLEEFPVMERYFRFVYQRAYAAAQKRIKFLFSFSKEEFYFQAVRNHPEFIQRVPQYLIASYLGFTPEYLSEIRRRLLS
- a CDS encoding RHS repeat domain-containing protein — protein: MFKINYNLKGLISIFLFMLMSTLTYGQTENDPSKFVPNIIPPSPTAYGLGTYGNTPVGLFTGSQNINIPIYTYKTANLEVPVSMFYSSNGVKVDEISSNIGQSWNLSFGGVITRIVRDKPDEERGEYPIPISMTEEMGRYSPQALEFYQYIGENDVDTEADLFSFNFGKYSGKFVFDNDGGIVLMPAQDFQINCTVSSDGFDFVITTPDGVKYFFNDKEITSQRVVGSGHSIPITTISSWYLSKIVHPKGDVIQFFYNSEVSNYITSKSQTFRMLSPRIQYDQGGSLENFSPSLSSVCDHTITLNGKSIKSIKSTNPEYGEISFTYLSSASADVTSGNRKIEKIIVKDKTAKEIENVGFTYTTTTNKRVFLDKIQFKDINQNYQFEYEDRNNLPQRLSYSQDHWGYFNGKSNLNLVPKGITLYEFSNVNYNGADKEPDSDYAVKGLLKKITYPTKGYTIFDYEANTYYGTKLVYPPKTYKSLNVVTTEQTYSAVKTTSFINPTPQDISLVGGVSFNCLDANLNVGKNQAYISVYDNTTNKYIPLKRSDNESVVSNGNMYTIRPNTEPEAKNLFFTAELNHEYKLTLEADFTCTSSTLNFNYYPTPPVELASNIKTGGIRVAQTLDYSLNKPEPVVKKFLYAKKDDLSKSSGNKGQDPYYIDRFRVDRIMESPVAGIYGVVTSKTLVNLSSSSLVSLFDTGNSNVFYQYVTISYGNNFLNGGEEHEFIVHRDAPDGFVFGNYEVRNAPLSNLGWDNGLLKKIDYFNKELKTIKETINIYEERYEFRKEVRSFSSRKNYEKIASASVNYVCTQADLSKRTKYISCVAVHKHVYSDNLVDNLIKGKSYYTCIAPGNDNKTTFIEHPCYGVQLPKTISNLENIDNLSIVSYKNIGFWYYLKSSQDITYDVSGSNPICNTAIYNYNGINHVQLSSQTKTNSKKETITTKYFNAKDAEMSGKPFAAELAEKNILSPLNTQTFTGNNKLSEQLITYNNLLLPNAVYSAKFPNANSNITGIGNLEKKIVFNQYDDRGNILQYTLDGGVPTAIIWGYNKTQPIAKIENASYSDVQNYVSNLQTKSDTGTEIDLLSNLNSLRNALSNAMVTTYTYLPMIGISTVTDPKGNTTTYSYDEFNRLKTIKDAQGHVVSENRYHFKN